The genomic window TGCAGACAGGGGAGGAGATCCAGTGACATCAACTGTAAGGAAGAAGAAGGGTGGGTGAGAGAGTTCTGTAAAACATAAAACGAACTGCCATTTGGGTCCGGGTCAGGTTCCCGGACCTGCAGCTCACAAAGGAAGAGGGgataggctgaggggagagagcACAGTAGGAGAGAGCTCTCAGACAGATCACTCTCAGTGGGTATTTTCATGGGCGTAGAGGCAGGGATTGGGGAGCAGGAGGTCATTTGGAATGGAGTGGCGACAATGAGCAGGTCTGACACAGTCAATGGGAGAAGCTGCCAGAGGGGGAGAAACATCAGAGAAATGGGACGTGTTGAAAAGTGAGATTGTAAGAGCTCAGAGTCACCAAGTTCCTGCAAGAATAAGAAGCAAAGGTGATAAGTTTCTGGAaacttggttaacaaaggatattgaagatttTGTGAGGAAAAAAGGAAGAGAATTCTGCGAAAAGAAATTGGGTTCGAGCAAGTCCTTTGGGGTTCATAAACGATATAGGAGAAAGCAAAGAAATTTGAAGGGGAATAAGGGGACATGAAATGTCCTTCACAAGTAGGATTAATAAGAATTTTTTTAACCTCATAATATTGCATTAGAGTCAAGAGGGTAGCTGAGGGAAGGAGTTGGTCCCTTCAGACACCAAAAGAGTAATCTCTGTGTGGacacacaaaagagactgcagatgctggaaatctgcagcaacacacgcACACAATTCTGGAAGAGCTaggcagatcagacagcatctacatgGGATATGAACAGTCGATATTTAGGGCCGAGACGTTacatcaggaatggaaaggaagcaGGCAGAATTCCGAATAAAAGGGGAGGAGATGTGGAGAAGCAGGATCTGGCAGGTaacaggtgagggggatgatagaTATGTGGGGGAGAGAGTGAAAAGGAATGGTGCGGGAAgcttgcaggtgataggtggaattagCAAAGGGCTGAACAGGATGGAATGTGACTGGAGAGGtcagcggaccatggaataaaggggggtTATGTTGGGAGCCAGAAGGAGGAAGGAGtgcgtgatgggcagatggtgaggGCGGAGCAAGGGACAGAGAATTGGTGGacgggccacaggaatgaggcaaaacaaatgggggttggggggagtggacaacagaggctgagggaaatCGATTGATGTGAAGTTGAGGTTAAATCAAGGTTGAGTGAGGTTGGAACAAGTGAAGTTGAGAGCgcggtggaagttggaggcaaagttgatgaaattgacgaccTCAGCATGGATACAGGAGGCAGCGCCAATGTAGTCAGCAATGTAGCGGAGAAGGAGTTGTGGAGTGTTACCGGTGTGGGCTTGGAACATGCTCTTCCACGTTAGCCACCGGAAAGGCtggcacagctggggcccattTGAGTGCCCATGGATTCACCTTTGATCtaaagaaagtgggaggagcagaAAGAGAAGTTGTGGAGGGTGAGAACCAGTTGGTGTGACGGAGAGTTGGTGCTGcaagggaactggttgggtctgttgccAAGAAAGGAGCATAATTTATGTGTGGAGCAGGGGGAATGAGTGAGGTCCTAGATGAATACGTGATCGGTATTCACAagcatgaaggatgtggaggctgcagGGTTAATGGAGGGATATTCTGATATTCTGAATGATCCCAGTCAGAGTTACTGCGTCTGCAGCTTTGGAACCAAAGTCTCCGCTTCATCAGTGCATCCATGTGCAGTTTAATCGGAAGGGTGGTGTCTGTCCTGTTCTGGTCTCTGTGAGTAGGGCTATCTGGTCACCTGTCATCGATATTATCACCCTGCAGGTGACCCACTTGATATTCAACAAAGTTGCCCTTCCAGAATCTGctcacccagtgacttggcttaCGATGCAGTCAGCCATTCTGCTTCTGTGTTTTGTTCAATCCCAAATTGCACCGCTGTAACCTGCAATTCGTGATCTTTCAGGTGGGAAGTTCAGTTGGGTGCGGAAAGGTTTCAAGTGCTTTTTCCCAGCGTTCTAAGGGGAAGATGATGAACTTACAGGGTCTTCAAAAGACGACCGACGTCGTATTGAGGGCGTTGTCCCTGTAGAGTGCGATCTGTTGGCAGGGAGAATGGAACACAGTCATTCTCgagggagtggagagagggaCGGTGATCTAGTCCCTGGAACCTCAGCAACAGAGAAAGGTCGTATAGAGAGCGGTGTCTCTGTGGAGTGTGATCCGTCTGCAGGGAGAAGGGAACACAGGCAGTCCGGTTATGAGGTCCCTAGATCTGACCCATGTGAAGTGATTCATACCCTTCGAGGCTCATTCAACAAGGATCTGTCAAGCTTCCACCAGGTGACAGGTGAGCGAAATGAAAGAGAAGTGGGGCCAATAGGATATGTGCAGGTGTGGGTTAGAGTGAAGGGGCTGTGAGTTGGTGTTGGGAATGAAGAATTTGATCTGTTTCGGCGTGGGGGAGAGTGAAGGGGCGGTAGATTAGTTCGGGAATGCAGTTTCGCTCTGAGTCTTCTGGGTGAGTGTGTCATTGATGAGGTCGGAATACATTTCCATCCCTCACTGCCCTTGACGTGTTGCTGATGAAcgtagtccctctggtgaagaaactcccacagtgctgttaggtggGTTTTAACACCGTAATCAACAGCGGAAATCTGTGTCAGATTGGGGAGTGACGTGCAGGTAGTGGGGATTTCCCACCCACATGCTACCCATGTCGGTGCAGGATGGGGGTGTTGTTTGAGTTGTCTacttgagtaactgcagtgtgttttagAGTGAGAGGCGAGatgtttaaagggaacctgaaggGTATATTTTTCACACACACTGCAgttggtaaatggaatgagcttccagaggatatggtggaggcaggaacagtcgCAACATGTGACAGACATCTGGGCACCGAGCAAGGTAGAGAGAGAATCGTGCTGGCAAGTGTgatttgtcattaaaaaaaatgatagtcagcatagaccagttggactgaagggcctgtttctatgctatacaactctatggctctgtggTACACACACATTTCACTGGTGGTGTAGGTTGTGCTTGGGGTCAGGGCGTTGTTTGTGTTTGGGACCAGAGCCCACGGCACTCTTTGGGATGATGTTCAGTTTCTCCTTTCCTATTCACAGATCCAAATTCCACACTCTCTGAGCTCCTGACACAGTGGGACGATTCCCAACTGTTCCAGCTGGAAAGATTCTACCGAGATAGACTGACAGAAGCGATTGAAGAACGGGTTGAAAGACTCAGCCAACTGTTGAGAAACGAGGAACATTTCAGTGGACGTGAACATGAGGTGAGTGTCATGgttaaatacagcacagaaacgggcccttcgtcctaattcgtccatgctgatcaaggtgtccACCTACGTAAGTCcgatttgcccgtgtttgacacAGATCCGTTCAAACGTTTCCTGTCCATTTACTTATCCGCCTGTCTTTACATTGtttttattgtatctgcctcaactactttcgtCGGCAGTATCGGAGTTAATTCAGAAGGGCTGTTTCCGGacaagtccatatctgacatgtggagggtgtttagaTTACGTGCGTATGTACATGACCtgcatgaaaatgtggatggctgGGTTGATAAAttcgcagaagatacaaagattggtggtgtagtggatagtgtggaaggttgccaaaggttacagaaggatataaatcagttgcagatataggcagagaaacgGACAATGCAGTTTAATTCTGACAAGattgaggttttgcactttgggagatcatgtACACTAtcaatggcaagatccttaagtGTAGACGTGCAGAAGGATACTGGTCCACAGCTTCTGAAAAGGGGCTGCACAGATTTATCGGGTGGTAATGAAGGCCTGTGTGATGTTTGCCATTATTattcgaggcactgagttcaagtgtTTGTAAATTATGTCGCAGCTTTATAACACCCTGTATCTGAAGTTCGCTATACATTTCTGGTCCCCCCAtgaaaggaaagatgtggaggtttggGAGACGTTCAGAAGATGTttctcaggatgctgcctggattccaGGTCATGCGCTATCATGAGAGATTAGAAAAAGATGGGTTGCTTTCTGCAGCGGCGGAGACCTTACAgacgtttataagattgtgagaggcataaatatagaggacagccggtatctttttttgcagggtccaaatgtctaatatcagagggcatgcatttaagctgagatggggtaagttcgaaggagatatgtggggcaacgtttttgacacagagggcgTTGGGTGCAGGAATGCGCTATCAGGGGTGTtgctggaggcaaatatgacagaggcgttTCAGAAGTTCTCAGATGGGCAcaaggatgtgcaggaaatggagagatatggacatggTGTAGTCAGAAGGCTTTTGTTTAGTTTGGTATTTAATCACTGATTTAATTAGTTGGGTACAACATCGTGGTCCGAAAGACCCATTCCTAACCTTAATCCTCATTTAGAACTTTAACCTTTGCACCATCCTATATTTTTCCatcaatgtttaaaaacaaaacaacattatggtcactggctcCAAAATGCTCCGTCACTGACGCATCGGCCACTTGACAAGCCTTATTTCCCGACGGAATGTTGGGTGTTGCCCCGCACCAGTAGGACCATCCACATATTGACTGAGAAAACATTCGTGTTCACATTTAACAAAATTCCGCTCTATCTCACCCTTCGGGACTACGGCAGTTCCATTGCAGCCCTGTTATTCCTGCACCTATCTGCGATATCTCTGTATATTTCCTCCTCTCAAACCCACTGACTGCCAGAGGGCCTGCAGTACCATTCCATCAGTAAtcacccttcttatttctaagttctgcaCCGGAGAATCTCACTGGACCTTTTCCTCGGAATATCCTCCCTAATGGCCTGTTGTTATATGTTCTCCCGAATCAATATCGCAACTCCCTTTCCCGTCTTACCTCACCGATCTCATTCCTGTAGCCTCTGAAGCATTGAACTATTGCACAGTTCTGCTCATCCCCTCAACCACGTTTCTGCAATAGTTATAATATTGCATTCTCATGTGCCCGTCCATGCCCTGTGTTCATCAGTTTCATTTGTGAGGCTTCTGGCTCTCTGTCCTGCCAACTGGACATGCTTGCTTTAACTTGTGTATTTTCTTCACATTTTCGTCTGTTAAACGACTACTTTGGAACCCACACTCCGCCTGACCAGTTCAAATCCTCACAAGTTGCTGGAGCAAATCTCTACGATCTTGGTCCCCCTCCAGCTGAGTTGCAagccatccctcttgtacaggtcacctctgcccagaAGGTATCCCAATGGCCGAGGAACTGAATCCCACCCAGTTGCACCAGCTCTTCCGCTACACATCTGCCTTATCTGTCCTCCGATACCCACCCTCATTAGAGTGCggtactgggagtaatccagagatcacaatCCTTGAAGTCCTGGTTTATTtgcttctgcctaactccctgtattctctcTGCAGGTCCCATTCCTCTTTTCTGCTTTCGTTATTGCTACCAATGTGCACAACAGCCTCTGGTTGCTCACAGTCCCCATTGAGAATTTTCTACAACTGGCCGGACATCCCCTTGACCCCGGAACTCATAAGGCTCCAACCCACCCTGGAGCTTTGTTCACAGCCTATCTGTTCCCCTACTTACCAGGTTTCCCATCCCTGCAGCTCTGCCAGTCTCCACCCTTCTCTGCTGAGAATGAAAGGCCGTTGTTGTGCTACCAGTTGCCGCTGCTCCTTTCCCCTGGAAACCATTATGCCAACAGTGTCCAAAACGGTATCACTGTTACTGAGGTAAAGGGCCATAGAGGAATCCTGCTCTCCCTGCCATACTTAACTGGTGGTGACCCAACTACCTGTGGCCTGTATCATTGGACTGACCACCTCACTGACGCTCCTGTCTGTGATGTTCTCAGCTTGTTGGATGCTCCTCAtcgtggtcagtcaggagctgcaagTGGATACACTTCTACAGGTAGAGTCACCGGGGAGAGTGGGAGgatccctgatctcccacattctgcaggaggagcatgcgaCTGGCCTGACTGCTATCTCTGAACCACTAGGGCTACAGTGGAAAGTAAAAGAGCTGACCTATCTAATcctacaccccccaccaccagatactgtgtgtatatgtgtgtgtgtgtgtgtgtgtgtgtgtgtgtgtgtgtgcgtgtgtaaaGATTAAATGATCCCgtttggaattccttcctcaccttaaacctctctcCTTTCACCATGCTGGGCCACCACGCTTCCAGCGATTTGTGGTGTTATTTTGGATTTGTGTAGCTGTGTTTTGTAGTCAGAAATGAGATTAAAGTTGCGCACTGAAGGTCAGGGAACTCATCACTTTGAATCCATTGCAGAGTATCAGTGATTCTTACTCTGCTGCCACAATGCTCTGATTTGTAAACTTCCGGTTAACTCCCTGCGAATGACTGGATCCTGAGAGTTAACAGGTGGGCGAAGTCACAGCCCAGTGACAGTTTGAGTGCAGAAAACCATTGAGACCTCCCATCGATGAGCAGATATTTTCTTGGGTCTGTCAGCCCACCCCTTAacacattaattatttttcattacaGGAAGTCACTGAGCTCATGGGAAAGGGAAACCGGACAGACGGTTCCAAGCTTTTCCTCAGTCTGGTAACGGGGAAGGGCTCCCGGACCCGAAGGGTTATGTGGGAATCCTTTGTAAAAATGAGGAAGGAGTTACCAAAGTTGGacagaatactgaaagaaatcCAGGAGCTCGGTACGGTAAATCAACACTGAACTCAACATCATCTTGAAACACTCTAAAATTAACAGTATTAGTCAGTTCTGGTTTCATGAAACATTGTTTATTTGAACAGGTCCTGATCCACGTCAATAACTGAACATCGCCCGAGGATTATCTGAATTACCCACTGAACtgaaaggtgagagaggaatgCAATCTTAACCCCATTTCCTTCTCAGAATCGATGTTTGACAGAAGCCATTTATTGAGAGGTTGGTAGAATTATGATTAAAATGTCATTGGCTGAGGAATAACATACTATATTGGAATTGACCGTTAAacaccagctgatctgtgcaatCAATGTACAATTGACACAGATGGTGACAAACCATGAAATAATGCAGTGTAATATTTCAACATTGTACTTTGGCCTTCACAACCGACAGTGACCTGGTACACTGTGAGATCCCTTTACACATGGGGCAGAACTCCATACACTGTGAAATCCCGCACATCCTTGGAAGGATGCTGACACAATGTCGAACCCCTCACACTCCTGGTAGGGTCCTGACATGCTGTGAAATCCCGTTTTGTCTGCTGGTGATATTTTGTGCTCACTCATTGCGCTTGTACTTTCTTTTCCAACACGAAGACTCTTAGGGCAATACAGCActgattcaggcccttcagcccatcgggtctagACTGTCAATGGTGCCCTCCCAGCGCGACTCACCCCCGGGTGGTTCTTAAATCAGACctgcttcttaaatgtacctgcctcacccatttcctctggcagctcgttccataaattcaccacactctgtgtgaaaaaagttgcccctcagatcccttttaaatatttccctttcaTCCTAAACATGTCCATCCTTGCGTTGGACTCCCCTCCCCGAGGTAAatactgttaccgtccacctgaTCTCTGCCTTttacaattttaaacatttctataaggtcgcccatCATTCTCTTACCGTTCCAGAAATAAAAACACCCAGCCTGGCCGACCCATCCGGAAAATAcagaccctctagtccaggcaacctcctcataaatctcttctgcactattcccagtttaaccacgtctttcatctagcaggacgaccaaaactgtgcacactcCTCCAAGTGcggcttgtacaactgcaacatcatgttccaactccgatactcaatgtcctgactgatgaaggcgagcGTTCTAATTGCCATTTGCGCCACCCTGTCTACCGTTGGCACCGCTTTCAATGGACTATGCACGATACCCCTAGACCCCTCCGTTCTAATACACACcatggtgccctaccattcatagtataagcctACGCTggattgactttccaaaatgtatcacctcacacttatcgttactgaaatccatttgccactcctcggcccacttccctgacTGATTAAGATCCACCCCCGTAATCTACGatatccttcttcactgtcaacaacacctcccaatttcGTGTCTCCCGCAAAATTGCTGACcaagccttgtgtattcacaTCAACACTGCTGTTAATCCATCGTCTTCTACAGTTTCCGTGTACCTGCCCTGTGCTTCATTTCATTCTGCTTGATCCGACATTTGATATACGGTGATATCCAGTTTTCCTTGTACATTCTGTCCTTGTTATTCACCATTGGCAGAACTCGTTGGCCCTGAACCATCCTTGTTTCACTTTTGGATGACACCTTCTTCAGGACAACTTTAGCTggaagtatctgcccccacgctTCTTCCACACTGTCTTAAATGGACGTCGGCCTTCCCCTGATTCAGGATGTCAACATTTGGACCATccttatctctttccataactgcCTTGAAACTGAGACCGATGGTATTTGTCTCCAGAATGCTCTCCCACGGACACGCcactatttgcccacattacccCAAGCTAAGGTCcagcactgcaccttctccactcCGACAATCTACATACTGCCTGTAAAAGTTCttctaaaaactttaaaaattccaccccctgTCTGCTTCTCAAACGGAGGTGATCCCTGTTAAAATTGAGGAATTCAGAAGTCATTTTTGATTCAATATTGATTGTATATGGtttataaatgtttttaatgGGTAGGATTTCGATTTCTAATTGAAATTGGTGAATATATCCGGAGAGATATGAGGAAATCGAATGTGTGGAACTGTTCTGTTTCTAATTTCAGAATCAAAGCATAACAAGAATGGTTGGGGTCTATAAAAGACTGTCTTTTCACATTCTGTCCCTCTGTCCAGTCTCCCAGGTAACCAGTCCATGTTCCGGATACAGCAGTAAAGGAAAGCCTGAGAAGAGCTGGGGGGGCTTATGGATGGAATGTCTGAGTTTCCATCCTCAGAGGGAGCGGTTTCCAGTAGAGGTTCGGAAGTGCGGGAGGAGCTGAACCGCGGAAGGAGCTCAGGGACCATGAGGGGTGTCGGGGTGGAGCAAGTTACTGAGACAGGGAGGTGTGAGGACTTGTGATTTCTCTTCAGGAGTTAGAATTGTTCAGTCTAGACATCGCTGAAGTGGTGGCCAAAGTAGAGACAAGTGTGGAGTTGTTGGTGGACGGGGCTTGTTGAGAGTTGAGGGACGGCGATCAGTTTCAGACAAGCTGCAGCTGATGAAGGTTGAGGGAAGGAGACGGAGAACTGTCCATCTCGAGGGACAAGGAGGAACCGGTGGTTTAAGCCCCAGGCACAAGGCCGGAGGGAGATGTTATAATGAAGGTGGAAGTTTCTCAGTCTGTGATGGGGATAATACTGTGTCAGTCGCATAGTTGAGGCTCATGGGGAACACCCAGTAGAAACAGTCCATGAAAAGATTTTCCTTTCCCACTGCATTGAACCCAATGTAACCTAATGGTGAAAGGGGAGGTGATGAGAAGGAGCGTCTGGTGTTCATGTGAGGGTGTCTGTTGCTTCAGGTCTTGGTGAGATTACCTGGGACACTCTGTGCAGCGGGAGAGGGGCAGTGATACGGTCCCAGTGAAACGCCGTCCGTTCACTCTGTGCAGTGGGAGAAGAGCAGTGATAAAGTCTCAGTGGAAACGCCATCCATTCAGAgactccccctctcctttttccGAGAGCGACACATGCAATCTGTACAAAATCTGTCTCTCTCGTTGTCTCTTTCTGTCCccacctctccttctctcccctgacTCTGCCTGTAGAGTATGGAGAACACCCTTCTTTTATTTTGAAGCAACAATAGCTGGAGAGCTGTGAATCACCGAACTGTTCCGTCGACAGAATGCCCACTATACTTTTCTACATCTCCATTCACCACATCGACACAGGGGTTTTCAAAGTTTGCACCACAGGAAAAATGAGAGCCgtgggagtggtgggagggggtcCAGTACAGGACATCAGGAGCAGTTAAACTGCCAGTGAAACGTTCACCTTCACAGAACAGTTTACATGGGAATGTGAGGATCTCATGTTTGTCTAAGCCATAGCGATGTCGAGTCAGCGGTCTCTTAATCAAGTTTACCTTTCTGCCCCAACACCCATTGGTGAATTCAATTAATTCCAGAATATTGCAGtcattattttaaacttaaaaactGAGTTCTGAGTTCAGACATCTGACATTTTGACCACTCTCTGTTCCCCTGTAAGTTGttcaacagaaacacaaggaTACTCTGCGGACACAAACTGAAACAATGAGAGTGAACGCCATCCTGATGAGAGAGAAGGTGAAGGTTTTAcagctggttgatcgatacgcTGAGCTCACGGTCATTTCCACTGTTCGAGATCGGAGACTTGTGGAACACGAGCTGCTGGCAAGAGGCCGGGAGCACGAAAAGTGGAGAAAAGAACATCTCCGTGGAGAGCTGGAAAAAATCCGGAGTGATCAATTGTTCGAGAGCAGTTTTTCCCGGAGGAAATCCAAATCTGGGAGTTCGGCAGCAGTGGCCGGAGTCCCGGGGATCGGGAAAACAACcatggtgcaaaagattgtttaTGACTGGGCCACCGGGAAAATATACCAACAATTTCAATTTGTCTTCAGATTCAAGTTCCGGGATTTAAACACGATTAATTGCACAATAAACCTGTggaacctggtggtatgttttTATCCTTACCTGAGGGATGTTCTGAAGAAGCTGTGGGAGAACCCAGAGCGTTTGCTGTTTATattcgatggtttggatgaattcaaggACAGAATCGATTTCGCTGACAGTCGGAGAGACACAGGAACTCAGCACATGTGCACAGATCCTGAATTCCGGTGTAAAGTGTCcgacattgtgtgcagtttaatccagcacaagctgctcccagggtgttcagtgctggtgaccaCCCGCCCCACTGCGTTACAATTATTGGAAAAGGCGGAGATCAGtgtctgggctgaaatcctgggatttgtcGGTGAGGAACGGAAGGAATATTTCCACAGGTTTTTTGAAGATCAGACGGTGGCAGAAGCTGTTTTCAAACATGTGGAGGAGAACgagatcctgtacaccatgagctacaacccctcctactgctgCATCCTCGGTCTGACACTGGGCCCCTTCTTCACAAAAAAACAGAGGGACCAGCAGCgagttcccaagaccatcacccaactgtattcctactatatttacaacatACTGAAAAACCACAGCCGTGAGATTGAAAGCCGCCGTGATGTGTTACTGAGTGTTGGTCAGATGGCCTTCACAGGAGTGTCAGAGaagaagattgtgtttacagatggtgatttgatcaagtacaatctgcaaccttcccagttcctgtccggattcctgatggaacttttggagaaggaggattgtgcccggagtgtggtgtacacattcccacacctcaccatccaggaGTTTTTAGCTGCACTCGCACAAGTCCTGACTACAGTTACCGGGGATATCACGAAATGCCTCACCGAAGCCCACAGCACGACGGACGGGCGATTTGAGGTATTTCTCCGCTTTGTGGCTGGTCTCTCATCGCCAGGGTCAGCTCGGGGCCTGGAGGAGTTTCTAGGTCCATTTCCCATTCAAACAACCTGCCAAGTGATTGACTGGGTGAGGGAGATGATTAAATATCACATTGGAAACACAGGGAGGGAAGCTGGTGAAAGAAGCCTCCTAAACACACTACACTACCTGTTTGAGGCTCAGAACCGAGGACTGGCTCAGGCCACACTGGGACCTGTGGAAGCTCTTTCATTCCGTGGATTGCGACTGACCCCCATTGACTGCGCCGTCCTGTCTCATGTCATCGGGTACTGTGATGTAATAAATCACCTTGATCTGTGGAACTGCCACATTGGGTGTGAAGGGCTCCAGCGGCTGGGACCCGGGCTGTACAAGTTCCAGGAGCTGAGGTAACTGTTCATTTGTCTCCAGCTCTGAACTGTAAAATTGTTCCATTTTGTTGTTCCAATGTGAAGGAAAAGGAAGAGTTTGGATAAAACTGTAGAAAAGCAGATTGTGAAGAATTCTGACAAAGAATCAGTTGGTCGGTCAGTAATTccgcagggactggagggatcaGAGGTTCCTTGTGAAGGGATGTTGGAGACTTCAACAAATCAGTGAAGTCATTTCGAGAGGTACagtgtataaaaataaggaagtttgatgaggctctacggggcactagtgaggtctcatttggaatactgtgcacagttttggaccccatatcttaggaaggatgtgctgatgttggacagggttcagaggagatttacaaggatgattcccggaatgaaagggcttacatatgatgagcgtttgtcgggtcTTGGACTGTacacactggagtacagaagaatgagaggggacc from Pristis pectinata isolate sPriPec2 chromosome 44, sPriPec2.1.pri, whole genome shotgun sequence includes these protein-coding regions:
- the LOC127566656 gene encoding uncharacterized protein LOC127566656; the encoded protein is MEHSHSRGSGERDGDLVPGTSATEKGRIESGVSVECDPSAGRREHRQSGYEVPRSDPCEVIHTLRGSFNKDLSSFHQVTDPNSTLSELLTQWDDSQLFQLERFYRDRLTEAIEERVERLSQLLRNEEHFSGREHEEVTELMGKGNRTDGSKLFLSLVTGKGSRTRRVMWESFVKMRKELPKLDRILKEIQELGTVLIHVNN
- the LOC127566657 gene encoding NACHT, LRR and PYD domains-containing protein 3-like; its protein translation is MRVNAILMREKVKVLQLVDRYAELTVISTVRDRRLVEHELLARGREHEKWRKEHLRGELEKIRSDQLFESSFSRRKSKSGSSAAVAGVPGIGKTTMVQKIVYDWATGKIYQQFQFVFRFKFRDLNTINCTINLWNLVVCFYPYLRDVLKKLWENPERLLFIFDGLDEFKDRIDFADSRRDTGTQHMCTDPEFRCKVSDIVCSLIQHKLLPGCSVLVTTRPTALQLLEKAEISVWAEILGFVGEERKEYFHRFFEDQTVAEAVFKHVEENEILYTMSYNPSYCCILGLTLGPFFTKKQRDQQRVPKTITQLYSYYIYNILKNHSREIESRRDVLLSKYNLQPSQFLSGFLMELLEKEDCARSVVYTFPHLTIQEFLAALAQVLTTVTGDITKCLTEAHSTTDGRFEVFLRFVAGLSSPGSARGLEEFLGPFPIQTTCQVIDWVREMIKYHIGNTGREAGERSLLNTLHYLFEAQNRGLAQATLGPVEALSFRGLRLTPIDCAVLSHVIGYCDVINHLDLWNCHIGCEGLQRLGPGLYKFQELSLGNNDLGDSGVKLVSAALRDPECQIQKLRLGNVGLTVSGADGLASALSTRRSMTELDLCYNKLGDSGVKLVSEALRESECKIQRLGLKCVGLTDSGVEAVFPLSAQTAE